A window of the Mus pahari chromosome 1, PAHARI_EIJ_v1.1, whole genome shotgun sequence genome harbors these coding sequences:
- the Tectb gene encoding beta-tectorin, giving the protein MVTRAFVLLALFAEASAKSCTPNKADVILVFCYPKTIITKIPECPYGWEVHQLALGGLCYNGVHEGGYYQFVIPDLSPKNKSYCGTQSEYKPPIYHLYSHIVSNDSTVIVKNQPVNYSFSCTYHSTYLVNQAAFDQRVATVHVKNGSMGTFESQLSLNFYTNAKFSTKKEAPFILETSEIGSDLFAGVEAKGLSVRFKVVLNSCWATPSADFMYPLQWQLINKGCPTDETVLVHENGKDHRATFQFNAFRFQNIPKLSKVWLHCETFICDSEKLSCPVSCDKRKRMLRDQTGGVLVVELSLRSRGFSGLCDFSDILLHLILMLGSWAVF; this is encoded by the exons ATGGTGACCAGGGCCTTCGTTTTGCTGGCCCTCTTTGCAGAAGCCTCGGCGAAATCATGCACTCCAAATAAAGCAG ATGTCATCCTTGTGTTTTGTTATCCCAAGACCATCATCACTAAAATTCCCGAATGTCCCTACGGATGGGAAGTACACCAGCTGGCACTCGGAGGGCTGTGTTACAATGGGGTCCATGAAGGTGGCTATTACCAGTTTGTCATCCCAGATCTGTCACCTAAGAACAAGTCCTACTGTGGAACCCAGTCAGAG tACAAGCCCCCCATCTACCACCTCTACAGCCACATCGTGTCCAACGACAGCACAGTGATCGTGAAGAACCAGCCCGTCAACTACTCCTTCTCCTGCACCTACCACTCCACCTACTTGGTGAACCAGGCTGCTTTTGACCAGAG AGTGGCCACTGTTCACGTCAAGAATGGGAGCATGGGCACATTTGAAAGCCAGTTGTCCCTCAACTTCTACACT AATGCCAAGTTTTCCACCAAGAAAGAAGCTCCCTTCATTCTGGAAACATCCGAAATCGGTTCAGATCTGTTTGCAGGAGTAGAAGCCAAAGGCCTAAGCGTTCG GTTCAAAGTGGTCTTGAACAGCTGCTGGGCCACCCCCTCGGCTGACTTCATGTACCCCTTACAGTGGCAGCTCATCAATAAGGG CTGCCCCACCGATGAGACAGTCCTCGTGCATGAGAACGGCAAAGACCACAGGGCCACTTTCCAATTCAACGCCTTCCGGTTCCAGAACATCCCCAAGCTATCCAAGGTTTGGTTACACTGTGAGACGTTCATCTGCGACAGCGAGAAGCTCTCCTGCCCAGTG AGCTGTGACAAACGGAAGCGGATGCTACGTGACCAGACAGGGGGTGTCCTGGTTGTGGAGCTGTCCCTGCGGA GCAGGGGATTTTCCGGTCTCTGTGACTTCTCAG